One segment of Oreochromis niloticus isolate F11D_XX linkage group LG8, O_niloticus_UMD_NMBU, whole genome shotgun sequence DNA contains the following:
- the tvp23b gene encoding Golgi apparatus membrane protein TVP23 homolog B, translated as MLADTNDEDVSLFDAEDDAGKRSKKSGVKHPVAAFFHLFFRVSAIIVYLLAELIGGSFIACMVTIILLLSCDFWTVKNITGRLMVGLRWWNQVDDDGRSHWVFESRKGTGKQQASDSESRIFWLGLIVCPILWVIFVFSTLFSFRIKWMPVVIMGVVLQGANLYGYVRCKVGGKTSLKNMATNYFGRQFLKQTLSKEEES; from the exons ATGCTAGCA GATACCAACGATGAAGACGTGTCTCTGTTTGATGCCGAGGATGACGCAGGGAAAAGGTCGAAGAAGTCGGGCGTTAA GCATCCGGTAGCAGCCTTCTTCCACCTCTTCTTCAGAGTCAGTGCCATCATCGTGTACCTGCTCGCTGAGCTCATCGGTGGGAGCTTCATCGCCTGCATGGTCACAATAATCCTTCTGCTCTCATGTGACTTCTGGACAGTAAAG AACATCACTGGGAGGTTGATGGTTGGTCTGCGGTGGTGGAATCAGGTTGATGACGATGGACGAAGCCACTGGGTGTTTGAGTCGAGGAAG GGTACAGGGAAGCAGCAAGCATCAGATTCAGAGTCCAGAATATTCTGGCTCGGACTGATTGTTTGCCCCATCCTCTGGGTCATCTTTGTCTTTAGCACCCTGTTTTCATTCAGGATTAAATGGATG CCCGTCGTGATCATGGGCGTTGTGCTGCAAGGCGCCAACCTGTACGGATACGTGAGGTGCAAAGTGGGAGGGAAGACCAGCTTAAAGAACATGGCTACCAATTATTTCGGACGACAGTTCCTCAAACAG ACGCTGTCTAAGGAAGAGGAATCGTAG